The following are from one region of the bacterium genome:
- a CDS encoding ATPase: MSTPIFVGLDIGSSRTKVAVIDAGHQVLGHAVRKSGTDFSATAAACLEESLEMAGSPRDGIASAVSTGYGRANVAFVTTQSKTEIGCLSRYGRDRFHEAITIIDIGGQDNKVIKLDGDGRRASFKMNRKCAAGTGAFLEEMSLRLDIALEAMDGLARQSTEMVKLGSYCTVFSATEVLENIRNGKKVPDIVKGLFYSVVKRVLEMDSHAGRVVMTGGVVAHNPYIVEMAGEMVGRPVVLPEFPQLAGAIGAALYALDETDPIGIRNTIPAGETHG; the protein is encoded by the coding sequence ATGTCGACGCCCATTTTCGTCGGTCTCGACATCGGGTCGTCGAGGACCAAGGTCGCGGTGATCGACGCCGGCCATCAGGTCCTCGGGCACGCCGTCCGGAAATCCGGGACCGACTTCTCCGCCACCGCGGCGGCCTGCCTCGAGGAATCGCTGGAGATGGCCGGATCACCCCGCGACGGGATCGCGAGCGCCGTTTCGACCGGGTACGGCCGGGCGAACGTCGCCTTCGTCACCACGCAGAGCAAGACGGAGATCGGCTGCCTCTCCCGGTACGGCCGCGACCGTTTCCACGAGGCCATCACGATCATCGACATCGGCGGCCAGGACAACAAGGTGATCAAGCTCGACGGGGACGGTCGCCGCGCGAGCTTCAAGATGAACCGGAAGTGCGCCGCCGGGACCGGGGCGTTCCTCGAGGAGATGTCCCTGCGCCTCGACATCGCCCTGGAGGCGATGGACGGACTGGCCCGCCAGTCCACGGAGATGGTCAAGCTGGGAAGCTACTGCACCGTCTTTTCGGCGACGGAGGTCCTTGAGAACATCCGGAACGGGAAAAAGGTGCCCGACATCGTCAAGGGGCTCTTCTACTCGGTCGTCAAGAGGGTGCTGGAGATGGACTCCCACGCCGGCCGGGTCGTCATGACCGGGGGAGTCGTGGCGCACAATCCGTACATCGTCGAGATGGCCGGGGAGATGGTCGGCCGGCCGGTCGTGCTCCCCGAGTTTCCGCAACTGGCCGGCGCGATCGGCGCCGCCCTGTACGCCCTCGATGAAACGGATCCGATCGGGATCCGGAACACCATTCCCGCGGGAGAGACCCATGGCTGA
- a CDS encoding 3-hydroxyacyl-CoA dehydrogenase family protein: MNVEEIRTVGVVGAGSMGTGIIQVAAQAGFEVKAVDVDDATCARAGKAIAKVLERLVAKEKITEDEKKRVLGRISFSTDVATLKGVPFLFEAVFESVDVKKAIFAKLDAICGDEVIYATNTSSLSITEMASLVKRPSKFVGMHFFNPVPVMKLVEVIPALQTGQETTDLALAMAKKLGKTSITCKDTPGFVVNRLLVPYMLDAARILEAGVASAEDIDTAMKLGCGMPMGPFELMDYTGVEISYYVGEIFHNYTKEARFAPPGLVRNMVKAGYLGKKTGKGFYDYPAKPPQEGGEVR; this comes from the coding sequence ATGAACGTGGAGGAGATCAGGACCGTAGGGGTCGTGGGCGCCGGCAGCATGGGGACGGGGATCATCCAGGTCGCGGCCCAGGCGGGCTTCGAGGTCAAGGCGGTGGACGTCGACGACGCGACCTGCGCGAGGGCGGGGAAGGCGATCGCGAAGGTCCTCGAACGGCTGGTCGCCAAGGAGAAGATCACCGAGGACGAGAAGAAGCGGGTTCTCGGCCGGATAAGCTTCTCGACCGACGTCGCCACGCTCAAGGGGGTTCCCTTCCTCTTCGAGGCGGTCTTCGAGAGCGTCGACGTGAAGAAGGCGATCTTCGCGAAGCTCGACGCGATCTGCGGGGACGAGGTGATCTACGCGACCAACACCTCCTCCCTGTCGATCACCGAGATGGCCTCCCTCGTGAAACGCCCCTCGAAGTTCGTCGGCATGCACTTCTTCAACCCGGTACCGGTGATGAAGCTGGTCGAGGTGATCCCCGCCCTGCAGACCGGGCAGGAGACCACCGACCTGGCGCTGGCGATGGCGAAGAAGCTCGGCAAGACCTCCATCACCTGCAAGGACACCCCCGGGTTCGTCGTGAACCGGCTTCTCGTCCCGTACATGCTCGACGCGGCCCGCATCCTCGAGGCGGGGGTCGCGTCGGCCGAGGACATCGACACGGCGATGAAGCTCGGGTGCGGCATGCCGATGGGCCCCTTCGAACTCATGGACTACACCGGCGTGGAAATCTCCTATTATGTCGGGGAGATCTTCCACAACTACACGAAGGAGGCCCGGTTCGCCCCTCCCGGGCTGGTGCGGAACATGGTGAAGGCCGGGTACCTCGGGAAGAAGACGGGCAAAGGGTTCTATGACTACCCGGCGAAGCCGCCGCAGGAGGGGGGCGAAGTGAGGTAA
- a CDS encoding phenylacetate--CoA ligase, producing MAWSKEETIGRGEMQRIQLGKWQKFVSYVHAKNPVYRKKLDAAGVAPGDIRSLDDVRRLPFTAKPEIRDYYPFGLFTAPQEDIVEFHATSGTTGKMVVVGYTRNDVELWTEVMARACTGAGITKNDIVQNIYGYGLFTGGLGTHYGAIRVGAAVIPISGGNTQKQIMLMQDFGSTVVTSTPSFLMRVHEVGVEMGIDFKKLKLRIGLLGAEPWSESMRQSIDERLGIKACDMYGLSEMIGPGVSFECHEMRNGLHVNEDYFYPEIIHPDTGEVLPYGEEGELVITNFANEGQPLMRYRTRDISRLTVDPCACGRTLVKMQRVTGRTDDMLIIRGVNFFPSQIESIIMKRWGVSPHYLVVVDRPGAMDEVEVKIEVNDEFMKKAAADILAGSERDILGDVATAKQKRANLQRDIKDIIGITVKVTLVAPGTIPRSEGKAKRVDDRRPKA from the coding sequence ATGGCCTGGAGCAAGGAAGAGACGATCGGTCGCGGGGAGATGCAGCGGATCCAGCTTGGGAAGTGGCAGAAGTTTGTTTCCTACGTCCACGCGAAGAATCCCGTCTACCGGAAGAAGCTGGACGCGGCCGGGGTGGCGCCGGGCGACATCCGCTCGCTGGACGACGTCCGGAGGCTTCCGTTCACCGCGAAGCCCGAGATCCGCGACTACTATCCGTTCGGGCTCTTCACCGCCCCCCAGGAGGACATCGTCGAGTTCCACGCCACCTCCGGCACGACCGGCAAGATGGTCGTCGTCGGGTACACGCGGAACGACGTGGAGCTGTGGACCGAGGTGATGGCCCGGGCGTGCACCGGGGCCGGCATCACGAAGAACGACATCGTCCAGAACATCTACGGCTACGGCCTCTTCACCGGGGGGCTGGGGACTCACTACGGGGCGATCCGGGTGGGGGCGGCGGTGATCCCGATCTCCGGAGGGAACACGCAGAAGCAGATCATGCTGATGCAGGATTTCGGCAGCACGGTCGTCACCTCCACGCCGTCGTTCCTCATGCGGGTCCACGAGGTCGGGGTGGAGATGGGGATCGACTTCAAAAAACTCAAGCTCCGGATCGGCCTGCTCGGGGCGGAGCCGTGGAGCGAGTCGATGCGGCAGTCGATCGACGAGAGGTTGGGGATCAAGGCGTGCGACATGTACGGCCTCTCCGAGATGATCGGCCCGGGCGTCTCGTTCGAGTGCCACGAGATGCGGAACGGGCTCCACGTCAACGAGGACTACTTCTACCCCGAGATCATCCACCCCGACACCGGCGAAGTGCTCCCGTACGGCGAGGAAGGGGAGCTCGTCATCACGAACTTCGCCAACGAGGGGCAGCCGCTGATGCGGTACCGGACCCGCGACATCTCGCGGCTGACCGTCGACCCGTGCGCGTGCGGACGGACCCTCGTCAAGATGCAGCGGGTGACGGGCCGCACCGACGACATGCTGATCATCCGCGGCGTGAACTTCTTCCCGTCCCAGATCGAGTCGATCATCATGAAGCGGTGGGGCGTGTCGCCGCACTACCTGGTCGTCGTCGACCGTCCGGGGGCGATGGACGAGGTCGAGGTCAAGATCGAGGTGAACGACGAGTTCATGAAGAAGGCCGCCGCCGACATCCTCGCCGGCAGCGAGCGGGACATCCTGGGCGACGTGGCGACCGCGAAGCAGAAGAGGGCGAATCTCCAGCGCGACATCAAGGACATCATCGGGATCACCGTGAAGGTGACGCTCGTCGCCCCCGGGACGATCCCGCGGAGCGAGGGGAAGGCGAAGCGCGTCGACGACCGGCGCCCGAAGGCTTGA
- a CDS encoding enoyl-CoA hydratase/isomerase family protein: protein MEYQFITMRRTGRILTILLNRPPTNPLSVAFGRELFDAFTEADLAEDVTVVVITSALEKSFVAGADIKEMASMDRAASEAFSKLLQDANNLLPRMRKVVIAAINGHALGGGCELAMACDYRLMKKGKALIGLPEATLGILPGAGGTQRLPRLVGLSKAMDILLRGKAMGPEEALATGLVDRLIEPENFMEEVMGFASLLASGAGVAMGCIKAAVYEGIDLPMEQALAVERKYGLENLGTHDAREGLAAFAEKRKPNFLGR, encoded by the coding sequence ATGGAGTACCAGTTCATCACGATGCGGCGGACCGGAAGGATCCTGACGATCCTTCTCAACCGTCCTCCCACGAACCCGCTTTCCGTCGCGTTCGGCCGGGAGCTCTTCGACGCCTTCACGGAAGCCGACCTCGCGGAGGACGTGACGGTCGTGGTCATCACCAGCGCGCTGGAGAAGTCGTTCGTCGCCGGGGCGGACATCAAGGAGATGGCCTCCATGGACCGGGCCGCGTCCGAGGCGTTCTCGAAGCTCCTGCAGGATGCCAACAACCTTCTCCCCCGCATGAGGAAGGTGGTCATCGCCGCCATCAACGGCCACGCCCTCGGCGGCGGCTGCGAGCTGGCGATGGCGTGCGATTACCGCCTCATGAAAAAGGGGAAGGCGCTCATCGGCCTCCCCGAGGCGACGCTCGGCATCCTGCCGGGCGCGGGCGGCACCCAGCGGCTCCCCCGGCTGGTCGGGCTGTCGAAGGCGATGGACATCCTCCTTCGGGGGAAGGCGATGGGGCCCGAAGAGGCGCTGGCGACCGGCCTCGTCGACCGGCTGATCGAACCGGAAAACTTCATGGAAGAGGTGATGGGATTCGCTTCACTGCTGGCGTCCGGGGCCGGGGTGGCGATGGGGTGCATCAAGGCGGCGGTGTACGAGGGGATCGACCTTCCCATGGAGCAGGCGCTGGCGGTCGAACGGAAATACGGTCTCGAAAACCTCGGGACCCACGACGCGAGGGAAGGGCTCGCCGCCTTCGCCGAGAAACGGAAACCGAACTTTCTGGGCAGATGA
- a CDS encoding 2-hydroxyacyl-CoA dehydratase family protein: MAEEKKTTRKKIHAADRMNRIMADYFYGLNEAATTGKRKVAWCTSVGPAELLHALGFAVHFPENHAAMLGATRMSTDLIPEANAIGYSPDICSYLTADIGAYLKGITPLAKAYPGIASVPRPDVLVYNTNQCRDVQDWMAWYSKRLGVPSIGVTSPKNVNDVTDAHIDDVTRQIEALIPTLEGIAGVTLDMDRLREAVALSRECTELWKRVLETAIASPAPLTFFDGTIHMGPAVVLRGTREAIDYYNVLLAELEQRVTDGVGAVDGETSRIYWEGMPVWGRLRQHSELFANLHSAVLASTYCSSWIFPSFDGSDPIRSMAKAYLELFIVRSDRYKEEYIKGMLEKFRIDGIIYHDAKTCPYNSNSRYGLPGRVEAETGVPSLVISGDLNDLRCVSDEQTKTNVEAFIEQIAEGR, translated from the coding sequence ATGGCTGAAGAGAAGAAGACGACGCGAAAGAAGATCCATGCCGCCGACCGGATGAACAGGATCATGGCGGACTACTTCTACGGGCTGAACGAGGCGGCGACCACCGGGAAGCGGAAGGTCGCCTGGTGCACCAGCGTGGGCCCGGCGGAACTGCTTCATGCGCTGGGGTTCGCCGTCCATTTCCCGGAAAACCACGCCGCCATGCTCGGCGCCACGCGGATGTCGACCGACCTGATCCCGGAGGCGAACGCGATCGGCTATTCACCCGACATCTGCTCGTATCTCACGGCCGACATCGGCGCGTACCTGAAGGGGATCACCCCGCTCGCCAAGGCGTACCCGGGGATCGCGTCGGTGCCCAGGCCCGACGTCCTGGTCTACAACACGAACCAGTGCCGCGACGTCCAGGACTGGATGGCCTGGTACTCGAAGAGGCTCGGGGTCCCCTCCATCGGGGTCACCTCCCCCAAGAACGTCAACGACGTGACCGACGCCCACATCGACGACGTCACCCGGCAGATCGAGGCCCTGATCCCCACGCTCGAGGGGATCGCCGGGGTGACGCTCGACATGGACCGGCTGCGGGAAGCGGTCGCCCTCTCGCGCGAATGCACCGAGCTGTGGAAGCGGGTCCTCGAGACGGCCATCGCCTCCCCCGCCCCGCTCACCTTCTTCGACGGGACCATCCACATGGGGCCGGCCGTCGTCCTGCGGGGGACCCGGGAGGCGATCGACTACTACAACGTCCTCCTCGCCGAGCTCGAGCAGAGGGTCACGGACGGCGTGGGAGCCGTCGACGGGGAGACCTCGCGGATCTACTGGGAGGGGATGCCCGTGTGGGGACGCCTGCGACAGCACTCCGAGCTGTTCGCGAATCTCCATTCGGCCGTCCTGGCCTCCACTTACTGCAGCAGCTGGATCTTCCCGTCCTTCGACGGGAGCGACCCGATCCGGAGCATGGCGAAGGCGTACCTCGAGCTGTTCATCGTCCGCTCCGACCGGTACAAGGAGGAGTACATCAAGGGGATGTTGGAGAAGTTCCGCATCGACGGGATCATCTACCACGACGCGAAGACGTGCCCCTACAACTCGAACAGCCGGTACGGGCTGCCCGGGCGGGTGGAAGCCGAGACCGGCGTCCCGTCGCTCGTCATCTCCGGCGACCTCAACGATCTGCGCTGCGTCTCCGACGAGCAGACGAAGACGAACGTCGAGGCGTTCATCGAGCAGATCGCGGAGGGGAGATAA
- a CDS encoding cyclohexa-1,5-dienecarbonyl-CoA hydratase, whose product MGATILHAELEKDGALLRLRLSRPKANIVDAAMIAALRAALDEHLPGPRLRAVLLEAEGPHFSFGASVEEHLPGSCAAMLRGLHALILQIVASPVPVLVAVRGQCLGGGLELAAAGHLIFAAPGATLGQPEIKLAVFAPAASCLLPERIGPSRAADLLFSGRGIGAEEAHRIGLVDALADDPCAAALAYFEEHLAPRSAGSLRFAVRAARHDFVDRIRRKLAEVERLYLEELMATNDAVEGLTAFIAKRPPVWEDR is encoded by the coding sequence ATGGGCGCGACCATCCTCCACGCGGAGCTGGAAAAGGACGGCGCCCTGCTGCGCCTGCGCCTGTCCCGTCCCAAGGCGAACATCGTCGACGCCGCGATGATCGCGGCGCTGCGGGCGGCCCTCGACGAGCACCTGCCGGGCCCGCGCCTGCGCGCCGTGCTCCTGGAGGCGGAGGGGCCGCACTTCAGCTTCGGCGCCAGCGTCGAGGAGCACCTGCCGGGTTCGTGCGCCGCGATGCTTCGCGGCCTGCACGCGCTGATCCTGCAGATCGTCGCGAGCCCGGTCCCCGTCCTGGTGGCGGTGCGCGGCCAGTGCCTGGGAGGGGGCCTCGAGCTGGCGGCCGCCGGGCACCTGATCTTCGCCGCCCCCGGCGCGACGCTCGGGCAGCCCGAGATCAAGCTGGCGGTGTTCGCCCCCGCGGCCTCCTGCCTGCTCCCCGAGCGGATCGGTCCGTCCCGGGCGGCGGATCTCCTCTTCTCGGGGCGCGGGATCGGGGCGGAGGAAGCCCACCGGATCGGCCTCGTGGACGCGTTGGCCGACGACCCGTGCGCGGCCGCCCTCGCGTATTTCGAGGAGCACCTCGCCCCGCGAAGCGCCGGCTCCCTCCGGTTCGCCGTGCGCGCCGCCCGGCACGACTTCGTCGACCGGATCCGCCGAAAGCTCGCCGAGGTCGAGCGGCTGTACCTCGAGGAGCTGATGGCCACGAACGACGCCGTCGAAGGGCTGACGGCCTTCATCGCGAAGCGCCCCCCGGTCTGGGAAGACCGCTGA
- the had gene encoding 6-hydroxycyclohex-1-ene-1-carbonyl-CoA dehydrogenase, protein MAFAPHRWWMTAPGEPMVKADFDPFPPSAGEVVVEVAGCGVCHTDLGFYYDGVRVKSPLPLTLGHEISGRVVAAGAGAETWQGRAVIVPSVIPCGECELCASGHGTICRRQQMPGNDIQGGFATHIRVPARGLCPVDEKRLAAAGLTLPDVSVVADAVTTPYQAVVQAEVRPGDFAVVVGVGGVGGYAVQIARAFGATVAALDVDPLKLDAMAANGAALTVNVREVQGRDLKKAVQEFARRSGSPDTRWKIFECSGTAAGQDTAFGLLNHGATLSVVGFTMDKVELRLSNLMAFHARAMGNWGCLTELYPPALDLALDGKIAMAPFIERHPLSGINEVFAAAHARKLARRAILVPGR, encoded by the coding sequence TTGGCCTTTGCTCCGCATCGCTGGTGGATGACCGCTCCGGGGGAGCCGATGGTGAAGGCCGACTTCGACCCGTTCCCGCCGTCCGCGGGCGAGGTCGTGGTCGAGGTCGCCGGTTGCGGGGTCTGTCACACGGACCTCGGCTTCTATTACGACGGCGTGCGGGTGAAGTCGCCCCTCCCGCTGACGCTCGGCCACGAGATCAGCGGCCGCGTCGTCGCCGCGGGGGCGGGGGCGGAGACGTGGCAGGGGAGGGCGGTGATCGTCCCCTCGGTCATCCCCTGCGGCGAATGCGAGCTGTGCGCCTCGGGGCACGGCACCATCTGCCGCCGGCAGCAGATGCCCGGAAACGACATCCAGGGGGGGTTCGCCACACACATCCGCGTTCCGGCGCGGGGCCTCTGCCCCGTGGACGAGAAGCGGCTCGCGGCGGCCGGTCTCACGCTTCCCGACGTCTCCGTGGTGGCCGACGCGGTGACGACCCCGTACCAGGCGGTGGTCCAGGCGGAGGTGCGGCCCGGCGATTTCGCCGTCGTGGTCGGTGTCGGCGGCGTCGGCGGGTACGCCGTGCAGATCGCCCGCGCCTTCGGGGCGACCGTCGCGGCGCTCGACGTCGACCCGCTGAAGCTCGACGCCATGGCCGCGAACGGCGCCGCGTTGACCGTCAACGTCCGCGAGGTCCAGGGCCGCGACCTCAAGAAGGCGGTCCAGGAATTCGCGAGGAGGAGCGGCTCCCCCGACACCCGGTGGAAGATCTTCGAGTGCTCCGGGACCGCCGCCGGGCAGGACACCGCCTTCGGGCTGCTCAACCACGGCGCGACGCTGTCGGTCGTCGGCTTCACCATGGACAAGGTGGAGCTGCGTCTCTCGAACCTGATGGCGTTCCACGCCCGGGCGATGGGGAACTGGGGATGCCTGACCGAGCTGTACCCGCCGGCCCTCGACCTCGCGCTGGACGGGAAGATCGCCATGGCCCCCTTCATCGAACGCCACCCGCTGAGCGGGATCAACGAGGTCTTCGCCGCGGCCCACGCGCGCAAGCTGGCCCGGCGGGCGATCCTCGTTCCCGGGAGATGA
- a CDS encoding amino acid-binding protein: MKLKQLSIFLENAPGRLYEATRALGEAGINLRSLCISDSSDFGVLRILVSDVGLARRVIMEKQLPARIDDVVAVEIDDTPGSLARILHPFEEKRVNVEYMYALAGASSGKAVMVFRFNDNDKAIDILLGNKVRILDAEAFGMIESQ; encoded by the coding sequence ATGAAGCTGAAGCAGCTGTCGATCTTCCTGGAGAACGCGCCGGGGCGGCTGTACGAGGCGACCCGCGCGCTGGGGGAGGCGGGGATCAACCTGCGCTCCCTCTGCATCAGCGACAGCTCCGACTTCGGGGTCCTCCGGATCCTCGTGTCCGACGTAGGCCTGGCCCGGCGGGTGATCATGGAGAAACAGCTTCCGGCCCGCATCGACGACGTCGTCGCGGTGGAGATCGACGACACCCCCGGTTCCCTGGCCCGGATCCTTCACCCGTTCGAGGAGAAGAGGGTGAACGTCGAGTACATGTACGCCCTGGCGGGCGCCTCGTCCGGGAAGGCGGTGATGGTCTTCCGGTTCAACGACAACGACAAGGCGATCGATATCCTGCTCGGGAACAAGGTCCGGATCCTCGACGCCGAGGCGTTCGGGATGATCGAGAGCCAGTAG
- a CDS encoding thiolase family protein: MLTKAYIPYRGYYSTPFVRWQGSLANEHSIVLGANTSRRFFESKGWDPKRVEYVLVGSTVYQKQWFYSGPWAAGMMGAAGVPGVLVSQACSTSTFAVYQAGMGIETGLFADGWVLLADRCSNGPHAAWPNPNGPGGQMISEDWVMDNFGKDPWAGGAMIQTAENVSREHGVTRAECDAITLRRQEQYQDGLKNDREFQKRYMFPVEVQLSKKKTITVSADEGIFPSTKEGLAGLKPVLPEGVHTYGTQTYPADGNGGICVTTRERARERSADPKMEIRMVSFGFARTKKAFMAAAVAPSAQMALAGAGIKASDLAVIKTHNPFAANDIVMAKAMGLDANAMNNFGSSLIYGHPQAPTGARAMVEGIEEAAMKGGGYLLFSGCAAGDTAASIVFKVG, encoded by the coding sequence GTGCTGACGAAAGCGTACATCCCGTATCGCGGTTACTACAGCACCCCGTTCGTCCGCTGGCAGGGGTCGCTGGCAAACGAGCACTCGATCGTCCTCGGGGCGAACACCTCCCGGCGGTTCTTCGAGTCGAAGGGGTGGGACCCGAAGAGGGTCGAGTACGTCCTGGTCGGCAGCACCGTCTACCAGAAGCAGTGGTTCTACAGCGGCCCCTGGGCCGCGGGGATGATGGGCGCCGCCGGCGTTCCCGGCGTCCTCGTCAGCCAGGCGTGCTCGACCTCCACGTTCGCCGTCTACCAGGCCGGCATGGGGATCGAGACGGGTCTCTTCGCCGACGGCTGGGTCCTCCTCGCCGACCGCTGCTCCAACGGCCCCCACGCCGCCTGGCCCAACCCGAACGGCCCCGGTGGCCAGATGATCTCGGAGGACTGGGTCATGGACAACTTCGGGAAGGACCCCTGGGCGGGCGGCGCGATGATCCAGACCGCGGAGAACGTGAGCAGGGAGCACGGCGTGACCCGCGCCGAGTGCGACGCGATCACCCTTCGCCGGCAGGAGCAGTACCAGGACGGGCTCAAGAACGACCGGGAGTTCCAGAAGCGGTACATGTTCCCCGTCGAGGTCCAGCTCTCGAAAAAGAAGACGATCACCGTCTCGGCCGACGAGGGGATCTTCCCCTCCACGAAGGAGGGATTGGCCGGATTGAAGCCCGTCCTTCCCGAGGGCGTGCACACGTACGGCACCCAGACGTACCCGGCCGACGGCAACGGCGGGATCTGCGTCACCACCCGGGAAAGGGCGAGGGAGCGGAGCGCCGACCCGAAGATGGAGATCCGGATGGTCTCCTTCGGGTTCGCGCGGACGAAAAAGGCGTTCATGGCCGCCGCCGTGGCCCCTTCCGCGCAGATGGCGCTGGCCGGCGCGGGGATCAAGGCATCCGATCTCGCCGTGATCAAGACGCACAACCCGTTCGCCGCGAACGACATCGTCATGGCGAAGGCGATGGGGCTCGACGCGAACGCGATGAACAACTTCGGCTCGTCCCTGATCTACGGCCACCCGCAGGCGCCCACCGGCGCGCGCGCGATGGTCGAGGGGATCGAGGAGGCGGCGATGAAGGGGGGCGGGTACCTGCTCTTCTCCGGCTGCGCCGCGGGCGACACGGCGGCCTCCATCGTTTTCAAGGTCGGCTGA
- a CDS encoding acetate--CoA ligase family protein: MLDALFRPKAVAIIGASTKELSIGNVILRNLQEYGYKGRIYPINPTAPDVRGVKAYRSLDEIPGEVDLAHIIIPAKAVPQAIEDCGRKGVKAAVINSAGFSEMGEEGARLQALFLANARKYGVRVFGPNCQGIINTDPALKAYCNFTFTYPEAGSVSVVALSGGVGALLMQGLFDLGVGMRMYASNGNACDVSIPEILRYWGDDAGCKAIVLYTEGFSDPKEFLDAAREVAAKKPVLAMKAGRTVQGAKAASSHTGSLAGVDIATELIFEKTGILSFGDEEEMTRAAMAFATQPVPVGNRVGIITNTGGPAVIATDVLVAAGLDVPKLSEASIDRLKATQFPQAALENPIDVVATAGGPQFRAAMDVLLDDDGVDSIYMNFVTAPFTDTDAVAREIAAVGALGRKPVVCNFMTDLSQERYRATMRILKEGGVPFYANPTAAARALGALAAYGRLRRRDIGTPESPSGVDAARAAAVVGQARNSGRHVLSAADVYSIFEAYGIPVAGWKVVATAAAAATAADAIGYPVVVKVDAEAIDHKSDMGGVAVNLKDAAAVRAAVEGMRGRLGASGALRFLVQKFLPAGRELIVGASVSRGLGHLVMFGLGGIYVEVLKDVVFKIAPVTRVEAREMLASIRTKALLDGLRGEKGIDKEKVVDLILRVSQLLIDLPMIQEMDLNPVLAFSDSVCAVDGRIRI; this comes from the coding sequence ATGCTGGACGCCCTGTTCAGGCCGAAGGCGGTCGCCATCATCGGCGCCTCCACCAAGGAGCTGTCGATCGGGAACGTCATCCTCCGGAACCTCCAGGAGTACGGCTACAAGGGGCGGATCTACCCGATCAACCCGACGGCCCCGGACGTCCGCGGCGTCAAGGCGTACAGGTCGCTCGACGAGATCCCGGGGGAGGTCGACCTCGCGCACATCATCATCCCCGCCAAGGCCGTCCCCCAGGCGATCGAGGATTGCGGAAGGAAGGGCGTCAAGGCGGCCGTCATCAACTCCGCCGGGTTCAGCGAGATGGGCGAGGAGGGGGCGAGGCTCCAGGCCTTGTTCCTCGCCAACGCGAGGAAGTACGGCGTCCGGGTGTTCGGCCCGAACTGCCAGGGGATCATCAACACCGATCCCGCGCTGAAGGCGTACTGCAACTTCACCTTCACCTACCCGGAGGCCGGGTCCGTCTCGGTCGTCGCGCTGAGCGGCGGGGTCGGCGCCCTGCTCATGCAGGGGCTCTTCGACCTGGGCGTCGGTATGCGGATGTACGCCTCGAACGGGAACGCCTGCGACGTCTCCATCCCCGAGATCCTCCGCTACTGGGGGGACGACGCGGGGTGCAAGGCGATCGTCCTGTACACGGAGGGGTTCTCCGACCCGAAGGAGTTCCTCGACGCCGCCCGCGAGGTCGCGGCGAAGAAGCCGGTGCTCGCGATGAAGGCCGGGCGCACGGTCCAGGGCGCCAAGGCGGCGTCGTCCCACACGGGCTCCCTGGCGGGGGTGGACATCGCCACCGAGCTGATCTTCGAAAAGACCGGCATCCTCTCCTTCGGGGACGAGGAGGAGATGACCCGGGCGGCCATGGCGTTCGCCACCCAGCCGGTCCCCGTGGGGAACCGGGTCGGGATCATCACGAACACCGGCGGTCCGGCCGTCATCGCCACCGACGTCCTCGTCGCCGCCGGCCTCGACGTACCGAAGCTCTCCGAGGCGTCGATCGACCGGCTCAAGGCGACCCAGTTCCCCCAGGCGGCCCTCGAGAACCCGATCGACGTCGTGGCCACCGCCGGCGGCCCCCAGTTCCGCGCCGCCATGGACGTGCTCCTGGACGACGACGGCGTGGACAGCATCTACATGAATTTCGTCACCGCCCCCTTCACCGACACCGACGCGGTGGCGAGGGAGATCGCGGCGGTCGGCGCGCTCGGGAGGAAGCCGGTCGTCTGCAACTTCATGACGGATCTCAGCCAGGAGCGGTACCGGGCCACGATGCGGATCCTGAAGGAGGGCGGCGTCCCCTTCTACGCGAACCCGACGGCGGCGGCCAGGGCCCTCGGCGCGCTGGCGGCGTACGGGCGTCTCCGGCGGCGCGATATCGGAACCCCGGAATCGCCGTCCGGCGTGGACGCCGCCAGGGCGGCGGCGGTCGTCGGGCAGGCGCGGAACAGCGGCCGCCATGTCCTCTCCGCGGCCGACGTCTACTCGATCTTCGAGGCGTACGGGATCCCCGTCGCCGGCTGGAAGGTGGTCGCTACCGCGGCGGCGGCGGCCACGGCGGCCGACGCGATCGGCTATCCCGTAGTGGTCAAGGTCGACGCGGAGGCGATCGACCACAAGAGCGACATGGGCGGGGTCGCCGTCAACCTCAAGGACGCCGCCGCGGTCCGGGCCGCCGTCGAGGGGATGCGGGGCCGGCTGGGCGCCTCCGGCGCGCTCCGTTTCCTCGTCCAGAAATTCCTCCCCGCCGGGCGCGAGCTGATCGTCGGCGCGAGCGTCTCGCGGGGGCTCGGCCACCTCGTGATGTTCGGGCTCGGGGGGATCTACGTCGAGGTCCTGAAGGACGTCGTCTTCAAGATCGCGCCGGTCACCCGGGTGGAGGCGCGGGAGATGCTCGCCTCCATCAGGACGAAGGCGCTTCTCGACGGGCTCCGGGGGGAGAAGGGGATCGACAAGGAGAAGGTGGTCGACCTGATCCTGCGCGTCTCCCAGCTCCTCATCGACCTCCCGATGATCCAGGAGATGGATCTCAACCCGGTCCTCGCCTTTAGTGACTCGGTATGCGCGGTAGACGGGAGGATAAGGATTTGA